One Spinacia oleracea cultivar Varoflay chromosome 4, BTI_SOV_V1, whole genome shotgun sequence DNA segment encodes these proteins:
- the LOC110788686 gene encoding uncharacterized protein, with product MASYHTRSFSFPSNSHPVADELDAQLSRLRSSQAASTSSLSSKLNGLNDLYKCVEEFLQLPQNQNTVSQSQGENVIEQVLDGSLRLLDICSTSRDVLAVSKERIQDIQSVLRRRCSGELDITNEVAEYLKTRKTSKKIIKKCLKDINAVDKTNESVAIESMLKDVQALTVDTSSPCCPTSADHRKATGLSQNLFAKDPRRKQQHPSANLMLLMLLSTRKRT from the coding sequence ATGGCTTCTTACCACACTCGATCATTCAGTTTCCCCTCAAACTCTCACCCAGTTGCTGATGAGTTGGATGCACAATTGAGCAGATTGAGATCATCTCAAGCTGCTTCAACTTCATCCCTCTCCAGCAAACTTAACGGCCTTAATGATTTATACAAGTGTGTTGAAGAGTTTCTTCAACTGCCACAAAATCAGAACACCGTTTCTCAATCACAAGGTGAAAACGTAATTGAGCAAGTGTTGGATGGATCTTTAAGACTCCTCGACATTTGTTCAACATCTCGGGATGTCTTGGCAGTTTCAAAGGAAAGGATCCAAGACATACAATCAGTGCTTAGAAGAAGGTGTAGTGGTGAACTTGACATTACTAATGAAGTCGCTGAATACCTAAAAACACGAAAAACATCCAAGAAGATCATCAAAAAGTGCTTGAAAGATATCAATGCAGTTGACAAAACTAACGAGTCTGTTGCCATCGAGAGCATGCTCAAAGATGTGCAAGCATTAACAGTTGATACTTCAAGTCCTTGTTGTCCTACATCAGCGGATCACAGAAAAGCAACTGGTCTTTCTCAAAACTTGTTCGCCAAGGATCCGAGAAGGAAGCAGCAGCATCCATCAGCGAATTTGATGTTGTTGATGCTACTCTCAACCAGAAAAAGAACGTAA
- the LOC110788681 gene encoding uncharacterized protein → MASYHTRSFSFPSNSHPAADQLDEQLSRLRSSQTASTSSLTNKLNGLNDLYKCVEEFLQLPQNQKTVSQSQGENVVEQVLDGSLRLLDIVSTSRDVLALSKERLQDIQSVLRRRCSGELDITNEVVEYLKARKASKKTIKKSLKNIKETEQITKDNATENMLKDVNTITLDIFKSVLSYIGGSQKSSWSFSKLVRQRAEKEIAASISEFDVVDAALESMITQKKKVDVDMSQLVNLESEIQEIDEVLECLFRHLVKTRATLLNVISN, encoded by the coding sequence ATGGCTTCTTACCACACCCGATCTTTCAGTTTCCCCTCAAACTCTCACCCAGCTGCTGATCAGTTGGATGAACAATTGTCCAGATTGAGATCATCTCAAACTGCTTCAACTTCATCCCTAACCAACAAACTTAACGGCCTTAATGATTTGTACAAGTGTGTTGAAGAGTTTCTTCAACTACCCCAAAATCAGAAAACCGTATCTCAATCTCAAGGTGAAAACGTAGTTGAGCAAGTTTTGGATGGATCTCTAAGACTACTTGACATCGTTTCAACATCTCGAGATGTCTTGGCACTTTCAAAGGAAAGACTTCAAGACATACAATCAGTTCTTCGAAGAAGGTGTAGTGGTGAACTTGACATTACTAATGAAGTCGTTGAGTACCTAAAAGCCAGAAAAGCTTCCAAGAAAACAATCAAGAAGTCCTtgaaaaatattaaagaaacaGAGCAAATTACCAAGGACAATGCAACTGAAAACATGTTGAAAGATGTGAATACAATAACCCTTGATATCTTCAAATCCGTGTTGTCTTACATTGGTGGATCACAAAAAAGTAGCTGGTCTTTCTCAAAACTTGTCCGTCAAAGAGCCGAGAAGGAAATAGCAGCATCCATCAGCGAATTTGATGTCGTTGATGCTGCTCTTGAATCAATGATCACCCAGAAAAAGAAAGTAGATGTTGATATGTCACAATTGGTTAACTTGGAGTCAGAAATCCAAGAAATTGATGAAGTTTTGGAATGCTTATTCAGGCATCTGGTTAAGACCAGAGCAACTCTTCTCAATGTCATTAGTAACTAG
- the LOC110788687 gene encoding uncharacterized protein, translating to MASYHTRSFSFPSNSHPVVDELDAQLSRLRSSQAASTSSLTSKLSGLNDLYKCVEEFLQLPQNQKTVSQSQGENVVEQVLDGSLRLLDIVSTSRDVLALSKERLQDIQSVLRRRCNGEIDITNEVSEYLKTRKASKKIIKKCLKDINAVDKTNESIAIESMLKDVQALTVDIFKSLLSYISGSQKSSWSFSKLIRQGSEKEAAASISIFEAVDATLCQKNNNVDMSQLVKLESEIQEIDQELQKYGCKGMDSNLLSPIIRMGLRATDVAVLGVFCFLSIKLGVLWNTDSGHGVCSEYALWLQQLANF from the exons atggCTTCTTACCACACTCGATCTTTCAGTTTCCCCTCAAATTCTCACCCAGTTGTTGATGAGTTGGATGCACAATTGAGCAGATTGAGATCTTCTCAAGCTGCTTCAACTTCATCCCTCACCAGCAAACTTAGCGGCCTAAATGATTTATACAAGTGTGTTGAAGAGTTTCTTCAACTACCCCAAAATCAGAAAACCGTATCTCAATCTCAAGGTGAAAATGTAGTTGAGCAAGTGTTGGATGGATCTCTAAGACTACTTGACATCGTTTCAACATCTCGAGATGTCTTGGCACTTTCAAAGGAAAGACTTCAAGACATACAATCAGTTCTTCGAAGAAGGTGTAATGGTGAAATTGACATTACTAATGAAGTCTCTGAGTACCTAAAAACACGTAAAGCATCCAAGAAGATTATCAAGAAGTGTTTGAAAGATATCAATGCAGTTGACAAAACTAACGAGTCTATTGCCATCGAGAGCATGCTTAAAGATGTGCAAGCATTGACAGTTGATATCTTTAAGTCTTTGTTATCCTACATCAGCGGATCACAGAAAAGTAGCTGGTCTTTCTCAAAACTTATTCGCCAAGGATCTGAGAAGGAAGCAGCAGCATCCATCAGCATATTTGAAGCTGTTGATGCTACTCTTTGCCAGAAAAACAACAATGTTGACATGTCACAATTGGTCAAATTGGAATCTGAAATCCAAGAAATTGATCAA GAGCTTCAGAAATATGGTTGTAAGGGCATGGATAGTAATTTATTGTCTCCTATAATCAG GATGGGGTTGAGGGCGACCGATGTTGCTGTGCTTGGTGTTTTCTGCTTCCTCTCGATAAAATTGGGTGTATTATGGAACACAGACAGCGGTCATGGAGTTTGCAGCGAATACGCGTTATGGTTGCAGCAATTGGCAAACTTTTGA
- the LOC130459108 gene encoding uncharacterized protein, translated as MKNNFPYLPQRWKNLFSIRKGIKHFSSFLLTSPSLLTLNLHHLLPFYFEEPNNVLNNQRTGCCDVGESYEKPKKWLLLMLILHTTIVTTYNPVEEYLSFIDNAYFSVNGLLSDFPITPSEAKVLREQIARGQPRTHRPWKKIIVLVEGIYSMEREFANFPR; from the exons atgaaaaataattttccatacctccctcaaaggtggaaaaacctTTTTTCCATTAGAAAGGGAATAAAACACTTTTcatctttcctccttacctcccccTCCCTTCTTACTCtaaatcttcaccatcttctcccattttatTTTGAGGAACCAAATAATGTTTTGAACAATCAGAGAACCGGTTGTTGTGATGTTGGTGAAAGCTATGAAAAACCCAAGAAGTGGCTACTGCTGATGCTAATTTTGCATACAACTATAGTTACAACTTACAACCCAGTTGAAGAGTATCTTTCTTTCATCGACAATGCGTACTTCTCTGTGAATGGTTTGCTATCTGACTTCCCGATAACACCATCAGAAGCCAAAG TTTTGAGAGAACAAATTGCCCGGGGTCAACCCAGGACACACAGACCATGGAAGAAAATCATTGTTCTTGTGGAGGGTATATACAGTATGGAAAGAGAGTTCGCAAACTTCCCGAGATAG
- the LOC130472106 gene encoding uncharacterized protein yields the protein MEDQFKNLEKRLEEQNSKLEDQNKKMEQKFEEMMKFMQTLKDSATSNEDTSFSTPKSQSTRTLGMHPKLTFPKFDGTNPRIWVKKCCKYFSLCKIPEEQKVDLASLNMTDKAESWMMIYLSVRKSIIVDWNDFVADLYARFRDSSAQNVVENFNKLQQTGLLEDYVDEFENLRSIMMMNNHILPETYLLESFVGGLKAAVKPFVKAFKPDSISEAIDLARLQEENLVATKTTYKQPFYSPKPLQSVPLLTNNKPPLLPTPQIKPNTTLSLTKYPQQRTKNFKYIPADVRQEKIAKGLCYYCDAPYDRNHKCQFREPQLFTVEIPGDIIEELSDSDELELGDKEVSEPQISMSALSGSQGFSTMRVRGMVKGKPVQILIDSGSTHNFVDLNIAQKLGCILETIPPQAITVADGNHLACQHICKNFTWTIQDITFEADVLLIPLGSCDMVLGIQWLSLLGPISWDFLHLQMEFCFQNKQVMLKGILSKRLKVVEGEPSSKLFATTAHLCLIQVQNQADLHSETHTPSVEVPAELKELQLNYQMVFEEPTELPPLRGVFDHAIPLLPDANPVNIRPYRYPLQQRDVIEQLVQEMLDRGIIQNSASPFASPVVLVGKKDGTWRLCVDYRELNNRTVKNKFPIPVIDELLDELSGVAVFSKLDLRSGYHQMRVSPSDIYKTAFKTHTGHYEFLVMPFGLTNAPASFQNWMNQVFKPLLRKCVLVFFDDILVYSRTLEDHWTHLAMVFELMKANYMFAKLSKCVFATEKVEYLGHYIAADGIHIDPNKINAVQSWSVPSTIKELRGFLGLAGYYRKFVKGYAVISKPLTDQLKKGGFQWNDQAQAAFEKLKAALVTAPVLAIPNFDKQFVVETDASQKGIRAVLMQDGHPLAFISRALGPKWQQLSVYEKELLAIVFAVQKWEQYLMGNHFLIKTDKKVLNGSYSRRYPLLFSNFGYLNSWVLTMRFNTKVARKIWLLMLYLDYQVLKY from the coding sequence ATGGAGGATCAATTCAAAAATTTAGAAAAGAGGTTGGAGGAGCAGAACTCCAAACTCGAAGATCAGAACAAAAAAATGGAGCAAAAGTTCGAAGAGATGATGAAGTTTATGCAGACTCTTAAGGATTCAGCAACTAGCAATGAGGATACTTCATTCTCTACTCCAAAATCTCAATCTACCAGAACACTAGGTATGCATCCCAAGCTTACTTTTCCTAAATTTGATGGCACCAACCCTAGAATTTGGGTGAAAAAATGCTGCAAGTACTTTTCATTATGTAAAATTCCTGAGGAGCAGAAGGTGGATCTTGCCTCTCTCAACATGACAGATAAGGCTGAGAGTTGGATGATGATTTATTTGTCAGTTAGAAAGAGTATAATAGTTGATTGGAATGACTTTGTGGCCGATTTGTATGCTAGATTCAGGGATAGTTCAGCACAAAATGTGGTtgaaaattttaataaattgCAGCAAACTGGTTTATTAGAGGATTATGTGgatgaatttgaaaatttgagGTCAATCATGATGATGAATAACCATATCCTGCCTGAAACTTACTTGTTGGAAAGCTTTGTTGGTGGACTTAAGGCAGCTGTTAAACCTTTTGTTAAAGCCTTTAAACCTGATTCTATTTCTGAAGCCATTGATTTGGCTAGGTTACAGGAGGAGAATCTGGTAGCTACAAAAACAACCTACAAACAACCATTTTATAGCCCAAAGCCATTGCAGTCTGTACCACTCCTAACCAACAACAAACCACCACTCTTACCTACACCACAAATTAAACCAAACACCACCCTATCCTTGACCAAATACCCACAACAAAGAACAAAAAACTTCAAATACATACCAGCTGATGTCAGGCAAGAGAAGATTGCCAAGGGATTGTGTTACTACTGTGATGCTCCATATGACAGGAATCACAAGTGCCAATTTAGGGAACCCCAGTTATTTACTGTAGAGATTCCAGGTGATATTATTGAAGAACTCAGTGACAGTGATGAGTTGGAATTAGGGGATAAAGAGGTGAGTGAGCCACAAATTTCTATGAGTGCTTTATCTGGCAGTCAGGGTTTTAGCACAATGAGGGTGAGAGGAATGGTGAAAGGCAAACCTGTGCAAATATTGATAGATTCTGGAAGTACACACAACTTTGTGGACCTCAACATAGCACAGAAGTTGGGTTGCATACTAGAAACAATACCACCTCAAGCCATTACTGTTGCAGATGGCAACCATTTAGCTTGCCAGCACATATGTAAGAATTTCACTTGGACTATACAGGACATTACATTTGAAGCAGATGTATTGCTCATTCCCCTGGGTAGTTGTGACATGGTGTTGGGAATACAATGGCTGAGTTTGCTTGGTCCTATATCATGGGATTTTTTGCATTTACAGATGGAGTTTTGCTTTCAGAACAAACAGGTTATGCTGAAGGGAATACTAAGCAAGAGATTAAAAGTGGTTGAGGGAGAACCTTCTTCCAAATTGTTTGCCACAACTGCTCATTTATGTCTGATACAAGTTCAGAATCAAGCTGATTTGCATTCAGAAACTCATACACCTTCAGTGGAGGTTCCTGCAGAACTGAAAGAACTTCAACTCAATTACCAAATGGTATTTGAGGAACCTACAGAACTGCCACCTTTGAGAGGGGTGTTTGACCATGCCATACCTTTGCTTCCAGATGCTAACCCGGTTAACATTAGGCCTTACAGGTACCCTCTACAGCAAAGAGATGTCATTGAACAGTTGGTGCAAGAAATGCTGGATAGGGGTATAATACAGAATAGTGCTTCACCCTTTGCCTCCCCAGTAGTTTTGGTTGGTAAAAAAGATGGTACATGGAGATTGTGTGTGGATTATAGGGAACTGAATAATAGAACTGTGAAGAATAAGTTTCCTATACCAGTGATTGATGAACTATTGGATGAGTTGTCTGGTGTTGCTGTGTTTTCTAAGCTTGATCTTAGATCTGGTTACCACCAAATGAGAGTTAGTCCATCAGACATATACAAAACAGCTTTCAAAACCCATACTGGACACTATGAGTTCCTTGTTATGCCATTTGGCCTTACCAATGCTCCAGCTTCATTCCAGAACTGGATGAATCAGGTATTTAAACCTCTTTTAAGAAAATGTGTCTTAGTCTTTTTTGATGACATATTGGTGTATAGCAGGACTCTAGAAGATCACTGGACTCATCTGGCAATGGTGTTTGAGTTAATGAAAGCTAACTATATGTTTGCAAAGTTAAGCAAATGTGTATTTGCTACTGAAAAGGTGGAATATCTAGGCCATTATATTGCTGCTGATGGTATTCATATAGATCCAAACAAGATAAATGCTGTACAAAGTTGGTCAGTTCCTTCTACTATTAAGGAACTAAGGGGCTTCCTGGGTTTAGCGGGATATTACAgaaaatttgtcaaaggataTGCAGTCATTAGCAAACCTTTAACTGATCAATTGAAGAAAGGTGGATTCCAATGGAATGATCAAGCCCAAGCTGCATTTGAGAAACTTAAAGCAGCTTTGGTAACTGCTCCTGTTTTGGCCATTCCCAACTTTGACAAGCAGTTTGTTGTGGAAACAGATGCATCACAAAAAGGCATTAGGGCTGTATTAATGCAAGATGGACATCCTTTAGCATTCATCAGCAGAGCTCTTGGGCCTAAATGGCAACAATTATCAGTTTATGAGAAGGAGCTTTTGGCAATTGTGTTCGCTGTCCAAAAGTGGGAGCAGTATTTGATGGGGAACCATTTCCTTATCAAGACAGATAAAAAagtcttaaatggctcttacaGCAGAAGATATCCACTCCTTTTCAGCAATTTTGGCTATCTAAACTCATGGGTTTTGACTATGAGATTCAATACAAAAGTGGCAAGGAAAATTTGGCTGCTGATGCTTTATCTAGACTACCAGGTGCTGAAATATTGA